Within the Atribacterota bacterium genome, the region TTACCATCAGGATTATAATAAGGGACATGTATCTCGTCTAAACTCTCATCTATTTTGCAAAAAGTCCACCAATCAAATTTTTTAAAATAGTTATTGTCTTTATTCAAATAAGTTTCCAAATCATTGATAAATTTCACTTCACTGGGGGTTTTTATGATATGAGTCATATAATCAATCTTTTCTTCATCACTAAAAACAATGGGCACATAATAATGATTAGCTATATATTTAAGTTTGATTTTCTTGTGCTCATATTCATATGTCTCTGTAGCTTCTTGTGCCAGCATGTTTTCAATTTTTTTTCTGGCTGAAATGCTTAATTTTGCTAACTCTTTTTCGAACTCCTTCTGTCTTTCAGGATAATCTTTGACCTCATTAATTTTCTGCTGTAATTCCTTTAAATCTTCTAAATGCACTTTGATATTCTTAAAGTGTTTTATCTCGTCTTCCAAATGTTTAAATTCTTTTAATTCTTCCGGGATAACATCAAAATAATCAAATATTCTTTGAACAAAAATATCAATATTTTTAAACCTCTTTGCCTCTTCACCTGTTTTATAATACTTTTCCACATCATCAAAGGTATTTCGTAAAACCTTTATTTTCTCAGGAGTTGTGTTATAATTCACAAGGAAAATTTTATCATCATCAATATAGTTAACATATTTTTGCAAAAGCTTAATATCACTTTCGCAGACTTCAAATTTTGCCTGTTTTCCAGTTTTCATAATAGAATGGCCTGCTGGTTTATATGTTGGAATCAAAAGATTTTGTTTTTCTATTGATTTATTAACAAAAAATGAAAGTTGTTCTCCTTTTTCTTTCCTTTCCTGTTTAAGCTCATTGATCACTGTTAGCAATGCACTTCTATTTGTTCCAAAAATAAATAGTGTTTCCAATGGGGTTACAATATCTTTGAGTTCTCTAAAAATATCAATATCTATATCTTTATCATTGTATATTTCTTTTAATCTTCTCCTTTTATTAGTTATAGGTTCAATCCTTATACCTCTCCCGACTGATTGAAGTATAAATTTTTTTGCAACTACACCAGTACCAATATTTATAAAATTAAGTACATTAGGCCTGTTTGAATCCCAACCTTCATAAAAAGCACGGGAACCCATTAAAATATTAATGGGTGATTCGTCTTTGTTTATCCTTTCAAAAAATCCTTCTTCTTCAAATTGATGGTTAACATTAAATCTATCTAATTCTTCTCTTAACCAACTGGGCATATCTCCTGTTTTACTGAGAGCAAAATGTCTATCCGATGTGGTTAATTTAAAAGCAACCTGTTTTTTATCTGATGGCCTAAAAGAAACTTCTATTTTACCAGGACTATCAGAATTGAAAACATAATTTATAATATCTTTAATGTTTATTTCTTTAAAACATTTTTCATCAATTTTTATTCCTCTATTATCTTCAAAAACAAATTCTGGCTCCTGCTTTAGTTCTTCCCATAGCTCCTCTATTGTTTGGTTAAATGTATCAGCTTTGATGCCTCCTTTTCCAATCCTTTCCAGTTCTCTAAAAAAGATTTTCAAGTCTGCTTCTACAGTATTAACAGAATTGACCAATGTTAGAAGCAAAGGATTGTGGTAAAGATGTTCTTCGATATTGATATTTTCAATTTTCTCATAATATTTCTTCAGGTAAGTAAGCACAATCAGAGATTTTAAGACAATCTTTTGTTTTTCTTCATCACTATAATCTTCATCCTTCCTGAATGCCCTTATTTCCTGTTGTAAAACACTTATATGCTTGCCATAACCAGCCTGGATAAAAGAAGCTAAATTAAATTCAAAAGCAGAAGTTAAAATATCTCTTTGATCAATAAAGGTAGCAGAAAAATTAAACAGGAAACCATTTCTGGCTAAAATTGAATAGATATGTTGTCTCTTGGAATCTTCTTTATCTCCTTTATGCGCCTCATCCAAAAAGACAAACCATTTACCCCCATTATCATAATTATGAAAATCAATAATTTTCTCTTTCTGCTCATCATTAATATTATCAGAGCGATAATAAAAAACAGGTGCTCCGGTTAATAGTTTCTGTCTTTTAACTTCAGGATATTCTTTGAGTTCCCTTAACTCAATTTTGCTTGCATTTGCCAAATTAACTTCATCAACCATCTTTTTAAATTGTTCTAATAAATCATCTCTATGAGTTAAGAACAAAATATCATACTCAGGGATTTCTTTTCTTTCCATAAGGATCTTTAAAATTTGAATAAGTTTAATAAGTACTATTGTTTTACCACTTCCTGTTGCCATCCAAAAACACATCCGATTTATATAATTCGAGTAAGATATTTTTCCATCTTCTTGTTTAAAAAAATCAGGGAGCAGCTCATTAAGTTTTCTACTTCGCCTGTCTAACTTGATATCCAAATTTTCATTTAATCCGTTGTCTTTATACCATTGGTATAATTTTCTTTTTCTTTCTAAATTAAATTCTATACTTTCTTCTGGTTGAAAATCATAAAAATCCTCATAATATTTCCATAACACTTTTAAAGCATTAACTATGGCTTCTTGCTGAAAATCCCAGAGTTCAATTTTGTTTGATAATGTCTTTAGATCAAAAGAATTCCAGGTATATGGTAAATGTGTTGAGCTTATATCATCTAAAATATCCTGTAAAAAAGTCGTTATCACTAGAACTTCTCCATTTTATTATTCATTAACTTGGGAACTTATGCCCCTTTGGTGCCCCTTTAATGCCCGTTATGCCCCTTTGGTGCCCCTTTAAGCTTATAGTAAGTTCCCTTACCTGTTGTTCCAATACGTTCAAATATTTTCATATTTTCGAGTTCTTTTAAGTCATCTGTTGTTTGTCTTTTTTTAACTGAACATATTTGCTGATATTCTTTATTAGTAATCTTTCCTTTTTCCTTTACATATAAAACAGCCTTAATTTGTCTTTCATTTAATCCCATTTTTTGTAGAATTTCTTCTGTATAAATATCCTTAAAAAACCAGACACTAAATCCGCCCTGTTCTTCTTTATATTCCGGTTCTGGCAAACCCTGTTCTTTGCATAAATCAACTATTCTTTTGGTACCTGAACCCCATCTTTCTATGTAACCGGCAAGATAAAATACATTGGCTATCAAAGGATTTCTAGGATAAGATGAGTGGTCTTTTTTCAGGTCATCTACCTTTAATTCAGATGGTAATTTTCCGGGATTCCATATCCATATCTTATCATCATAGATTTTAATCTGAATTTCTGCTGTACTCAGGTAATCTTTATGAATAAGAGAATTAATAACCGCTTCCCGTATTGCCTCCAGGGGATAATCCCAAACATCTTTTCTCTGAATATCTTTTATCTCAAATTTTACATTAAGATGT harbors:
- a CDS encoding DEAD/DEAH box helicase family protein codes for the protein MITTFLQDILDDISSTHLPYTWNSFDLKTLSNKIELWDFQQEAIVNALKVLWKYYEDFYDFQPEESIEFNLERKRKLYQWYKDNGLNENLDIKLDRRSRKLNELLPDFFKQEDGKISYSNYINRMCFWMATGSGKTIVLIKLIQILKILMERKEIPEYDILFLTHRDDLLEQFKKMVDEVNLANASKIELRELKEYPEVKRQKLLTGAPVFYYRSDNINDEQKEKIIDFHNYDNGGKWFVFLDEAHKGDKEDSKRQHIYSILARNGFLFNFSATFIDQRDILTSAFEFNLASFIQAGYGKHISVLQQEIRAFRKDEDYSDEEKQKIVLKSLIVLTYLKKYYEKIENINIEEHLYHNPLLLTLVNSVNTVEADLKIFFRELERIGKGGIKADTFNQTIEELWEELKQEPEFVFEDNRGIKIDEKCFKEINIKDIINYVFNSDSPGKIEVSFRPSDKKQVAFKLTTSDRHFALSKTGDMPSWLREELDRFNVNHQFEEEGFFERINKDESPINILMGSRAFYEGWDSNRPNVLNFINIGTGVVAKKFILQSVGRGIRIEPITNKRRRLKEIYNDKDIDIDIFRELKDIVTPLETLFIFGTNRSALLTVINELKQERKEKGEQLSFFVNKSIEKQNLLIPTYKPAGHSIMKTGKQAKFEVCESDIKLLQKYVNYIDDDKIFLVNYNTTPEKIKVLRNTFDDVEKYYKTGEEAKRFKNIDIFVQRIFDYFDVIPEELKEFKHLEDEIKHFKNIKVHLEDLKELQQKINEVKDYPERQKEFEKELAKLSISARKKIENMLAQEATETYEYEHKKIKLKYIANHYYVPIVFSDEEKIDYMTHIIKTPSEVKFINDLETYLNKDNNYFKKFDWWTFCKIDESLDEIHVPYYNPDGNKISKFKPDFIFWFKKDNNYSIVFIDPKGIKHSDYMHKIDGYRMIFEDNKGRIRDFKYQDFTCKVYTFLRTDDINRVSEGGYKEYWFDSIERALERIL